A single window of Marinitoga litoralis DNA harbors:
- the rpmA gene encoding 50S ribosomal protein L27, translating into MKINLQLFSSKKSGGTAKNGRDSKPKYLGVKKSDGQKVIPGNIIIRQRGTRIHPGNNVGMGRDFTIYSKIEGYVKFEVKNNRKIVSVYPER; encoded by the coding sequence ATGAAAATAAATCTTCAACTCTTTTCTTCTAAAAAGAGTGGAGGTACTGCAAAAAACGGAAGAGATTCCAAACCAAAGTACCTCGGAGTAAAGAAAAGCGATGGACAAAAAGTAATTCCAGGAAACATTATTATTAGACAAAGAGGAACAAGAATACACCCAGGAAACAATGTTGGAATGGGTAGAGATTTCACAATTTATTCTAAAATAGAAGGCTACGTTAAATTTGAAGTTAAAAATAACAGAAAAATCGTTAGCGTTTATCCTGAAAGATAA
- a CDS encoding ribosomal-processing cysteine protease Prp, with the protein MIDVKFNFRKNFVEIKGHAEFDEFGKDIVCSAVSVLTQFVAEIIKNEKNGNYKKKDGYLKITWTNNELSDKLIMYLHDALKGIEESYPDNLKVEVNK; encoded by the coding sequence ATGATAGATGTAAAATTTAATTTTAGAAAAAACTTTGTTGAAATTAAAGGACATGCAGAATTTGATGAATTTGGAAAAGATATTGTTTGTAGTGCAGTAAGTGTTTTAACCCAATTTGTAGCCGAAATAATAAAAAATGAAAAAAACGGTAATTATAAGAAAAAAGATGGTTATTTGAAGATTACATGGACTAACAATGAATTGTCTGATAAATTGATTATGTATTTACATGATGCATTAAAAGGTATCGAAGAAAGTTATCCTGATAACTTGAAAGTGGAGGTGAATAAGTAA
- the rplU gene encoding 50S ribosomal protein L21: MYAIIEVGGKQYRVEEGMELYTEKLNGYEPGSEVVLDKVLFVKSDSAKIGKPYVENAKVVAEVVEHGKDKKVLVVKFQGRKNFRRKKGHRQHYTALKIKKIEA, translated from the coding sequence ATGTACGCTATCATTGAAGTTGGCGGAAAACAATACAGAGTAGAAGAAGGTATGGAACTTTACACAGAAAAATTAAACGGATACGAACCAGGTTCAGAAGTTGTTTTAGACAAGGTTTTATTCGTAAAAAGTGATTCTGCAAAAATCGGAAAACCTTATGTGGAAAATGCTAAGGTTGTTGCTGAAGTTGTAGAACATGGAAAAGATAAAAAAGTATTAGTTGTAAAGTTCCAAGGAAGAAAAAACTTCAGAAGAAAAAAAGGACATCGCCAACACTACACAGCTTTAAAAATTAAAAAGATCGAAGCATGA
- a CDS encoding exodeoxyribonuclease III has product MKILSWNVNGIRAAIKKGFVEFLDKEDPDILCIQETKAREEQLTKKFLEHGPWKKYFVSAEKKGYSGVATFTKIEPKNVLKGFGNEKFDSEGRTLITEYENFSLFNIYFPNGKARDERLQYKMDFYYYLLEFLEDYKKKQPNIIICGDVNTAHTEIDLARPKENENVSGFLPIEREWIDKLLASGFIDSFRMFNKEPNNYTWWDYKTRARERNIGWRIDYFYVSTPLKDKLKNAFILSDVMGSDHCPIGIEIDL; this is encoded by the coding sequence ATGAAAATATTATCTTGGAATGTTAATGGAATAAGAGCAGCAATAAAAAAGGGATTTGTAGAATTTCTTGATAAAGAAGATCCTGATATATTATGTATCCAAGAAACTAAAGCAAGAGAAGAACAGCTAACCAAAAAGTTTCTTGAACATGGACCTTGGAAAAAATATTTTGTTTCTGCTGAAAAGAAAGGATATAGTGGTGTTGCAACTTTTACTAAAATTGAGCCAAAAAATGTATTAAAAGGTTTTGGAAATGAAAAATTCGATTCAGAAGGCAGAACATTAATAACAGAATATGAAAATTTTTCATTATTTAATATTTATTTTCCTAATGGAAAAGCACGTGATGAGAGATTACAGTATAAAATGGATTTCTATTATTATTTATTAGAATTTTTAGAAGATTATAAGAAGAAACAACCAAATATTATTATATGCGGGGATGTTAATACTGCTCATACTGAAATCGATCTTGCAAGACCTAAAGAAAATGAAAATGTTTCAGGATTTTTACCAATAGAAAGGGAATGGATTGATAAATTATTAGCAAGCGGTTTCATTGATTCATTTAGAATGTTTAATAAAGAACCTAATAATTATACATGGTGGGATTACAAAACGCGAGCAAGAGAAAGAAATATAGGATGGAGAATAGATTATTTCTATGTAAGTACACCATTAAAAGATAAATTAAAAAATGCATTTATTCTTTCTGATGTTATGGGTTCTGATCATTGTCCAATTGGCATTGAAATTGATTTATAA
- a CDS encoding aminoacyl-histidine dipeptidase → MRVLEGIEPERVFYFFEEISKIPRCSGNEKAISDYLVNFSKERNLEYIQDKALNVIIKKPATKGYENVPGVILQGHIDMVCEKSSDCDHDFSKDPIKLQIEGDYIKATNTTLGADNGIAVAYALALLDSKDIEHPAIEALFTTEEETGMTGANELDPKLLNGKVLLNIDSEEEGIFYVSCAGGLRDIITLPVKYVESKNNHGFKLKISGLQGGHSGMEIIKQRGNSNKLLGRVLYDLINKTDLECASINGGDKSNAIPREAEAEIVVNDIEKTKEIVEYWQRTFSNELSISDPNVKVDLEEIEKPLKVLSNDSFEKAVNILMLVHDGVQTMSKAIEGLVESSSNLGVVKTFENRIEFTSATRSSVETLRDFIHNKSEIIAKLNGASITTNAPYPAWEYKQDSKIRELMKKVYKNMYGKEPEIAAIHAGLECGILSGKMKDVDMISFGPNLYDVHTPQEKMSISSVRRTWEFLLEVLKEMKNY, encoded by the coding sequence ATGAGAGTTTTAGAAGGGATAGAGCCAGAAAGAGTATTTTACTTTTTTGAAGAAATTAGTAAAATACCAAGATGTTCAGGTAATGAAAAAGCAATAAGTGATTATCTTGTAAATTTTTCTAAGGAAAGAAATTTAGAATATATTCAAGATAAAGCATTAAATGTAATTATAAAAAAACCAGCAACTAAAGGATATGAAAATGTACCTGGAGTAATTTTACAAGGACATATAGATATGGTATGTGAAAAATCATCTGATTGCGATCACGATTTTTCAAAAGATCCAATTAAGCTCCAAATTGAAGGGGATTACATTAAAGCTACAAATACAACGTTAGGAGCAGATAATGGTATTGCAGTTGCATATGCATTGGCATTATTAGATTCAAAAGATATTGAACATCCTGCAATAGAAGCATTATTTACAACCGAAGAAGAAACAGGCATGACAGGAGCAAATGAATTAGATCCTAAATTATTAAATGGTAAAGTATTATTAAACATAGATTCTGAAGAAGAAGGAATATTTTATGTGAGTTGTGCAGGCGGTTTAAGAGATATTATAACATTACCTGTAAAATATGTAGAATCAAAAAATAATCATGGTTTTAAATTAAAGATTTCTGGTTTACAAGGCGGACATTCTGGAATGGAGATAATTAAACAAAGAGGAAATTCTAATAAATTATTAGGAAGAGTATTATATGATTTAATTAATAAAACTGATTTAGAATGTGCATCAATAAATGGTGGAGATAAAAGTAATGCTATACCAAGAGAAGCAGAAGCTGAAATAGTAGTAAATGATATTGAAAAAACAAAAGAAATAGTTGAATATTGGCAAAGAACATTTAGCAATGAGTTAAGCATTTCAGACCCTAATGTAAAAGTAGATTTAGAAGAAATAGAAAAACCATTAAAAGTTCTAAGCAATGATTCATTTGAAAAAGCAGTAAATATTTTGATGTTAGTTCATGATGGAGTTCAAACAATGAGTAAAGCAATAGAAGGACTAGTTGAAAGTTCAAGTAATTTAGGTGTTGTTAAAACATTTGAAAATAGGATTGAATTTACATCAGCAACAAGAAGTTCAGTAGAAACATTAAGAGATTTTATACACAATAAATCAGAAATTATTGCTAAGTTAAATGGAGCAAGTATAACAACTAATGCACCTTATCCTGCATGGGAATACAAACAAGATTCAAAAATTAGAGAATTGATGAAAAAAGTATATAAAAACATGTATGGAAAAGAACCTGAAATAGCAGCTATACACGCAGGTTTAGAATGTGGTATTCTTTCTGGAAAAATGAAGGATGTAGACATGATTTCTTTTGGCCCTAATTTATACGATGTTCATACCCCACAAGAAAAAATGAGTATATCTTCTGTAAGAAGAACATGGGAATTTTTATTAGAAGTATTAAAAGAAATGAAAAATTATTAA
- a CDS encoding aminopeptidase, with amino-acid sequence MEKNLMEKYAELVVKVGVNIQPGQRLFIRSAIDGAEFARIVAEKAYEAGAKEVYTVYSDDYMLYLKLKYSTNEALEEFHQWEVEMSKFFCDEGGAFLSIIGSDPDILKTIDPKKIGIFSKTRQNAMKDVSKIIMSDKVSWSVVAIPAKKWAEKVFPNSPDPVNDLWEAILKTVRVDEQNDPVELWNKHLNSLNKITEFLNSKQYDYLRYEGPGTNLEVGLPKNHKWLGGAQHNEKGTIFLPNIPTEEVFTAPHKDKVNGYVRNSKPLVYGGNVIDGFTMEFKDGKIVKVTAEKGEDVLKQAISLDEGASYLGEVALVPVDSPIYQLDVVFYNTLFDENAASHFAFGRAYPTCVENGEKMSDEELKNAGLNNSITHVDFMIGNEEMNVYGIKDGKEELIMKKGKWVI; translated from the coding sequence ATGGAAAAAAATTTAATGGAAAAATATGCAGAGCTTGTAGTTAAAGTTGGTGTAAATATTCAACCAGGCCAAAGATTGTTTATAAGAAGTGCTATTGATGGAGCAGAATTTGCAAGAATTGTTGCAGAAAAAGCATATGAAGCTGGTGCAAAAGAAGTATATACTGTCTATTCAGATGATTATATGTTATACTTAAAATTAAAATACTCTACAAATGAAGCTTTAGAAGAATTCCATCAATGGGAAGTTGAAATGTCAAAATTCTTCTGTGATGAAGGTGGAGCATTTTTAAGCATTATTGGTTCTGATCCTGATATTTTAAAAACTATAGATCCTAAAAAAATAGGAATTTTTTCAAAAACCAGACAAAATGCTATGAAAGACGTATCTAAAATTATTATGTCTGATAAAGTAAGCTGGTCAGTTGTTGCAATTCCTGCAAAAAAATGGGCTGAAAAAGTATTCCCAAATTCACCTGATCCAGTAAATGACTTATGGGAAGCTATATTAAAAACTGTTAGAGTGGATGAACAAAATGATCCTGTTGAATTATGGAATAAACATTTAAATTCTTTGAATAAAATAACAGAATTCTTGAATAGCAAACAATATGATTATTTAAGATATGAAGGGCCAGGAACAAATTTAGAAGTTGGATTGCCTAAAAATCATAAATGGTTAGGTGGAGCACAACATAATGAAAAAGGAACTATTTTCTTACCTAATATACCAACAGAAGAAGTTTTCACTGCTCCACATAAAGATAAAGTAAATGGATATGTTAGAAATAGTAAACCATTAGTATATGGCGGCAATGTTATAGATGGATTTACTATGGAGTTCAAAGATGGGAAAATAGTAAAAGTAACAGCAGAAAAAGGTGAAGATGTTTTAAAACAAGCTATTTCTTTGGATGAAGGTGCTAGTTATCTTGGTGAAGTTGCATTAGTTCCTGTTGATTCTCCAATCTATCAATTAGATGTTGTATTTTATAACACATTATTTGATGAAAATGCTGCATCTCATTTTGCTTTTGGTAGAGCATATCCTACTTGTGTGGAAAATGGAGAAAAAATGAGCGATGAAGAATTAAAAAACGCTGGATTAAACAATAGTATAACTCATGTTGATTTTATGATTGGTAATGAAGAAATGAATGTATATGGTATTAAAGATGGAAAAGAAGAATTAATTATGAAAAAGGGTAAATGGGTAATATAA